Proteins from a genomic interval of Flammeovirgaceae bacterium SG7u.111:
- a CDS encoding glycoside hydrolase family 3 N-terminal domain-containing protein → MGLSVKDRNQPPQKGDLFPIGQTNWVDSVFSQMELEDKIGQLFMVTAYSNLGNAHVQQIESLIKEYKIGGLIFMQGGPIRQIKLVNRYQNLSELPLLIAQDAEYGLAMRLDSTMRFPNQMTLGAIDDERYLYDMGAEIAHQLKAVGVNVSFAPVVDVNINPANPVIGWRSFGENPENVTRKAKAYMKGLQHNQVIANAKHFPGHGDTNLDSHYDLPVIKHDRTRLDSIEMYPFRGLIADSLLSVMIAHLNVPSLDSTPNLPTSLSKPVVTGLLKNELGFQGLVFTDALNMKGVTKYYRAGEVELEALKAGVDILLSPENIPLAIKKIKEAIEDGTLAEEDIDERVIKILKAKFIVGLNRFEKLPMDNLQADLFRSRALAIKSELYEQAVTVVNNKEGLLPFVNVDSLEYASISIGSKSKTSFQKYLEKYTDFEHFNTGSTPTPGEVSKIMAKASTKNFVVVGIHGMTNRRSKRYNLSSGAVSFINKLRQKTKVVVVAFGNPYSLKYLPSQDWLVCAYEDDTLMQKAVPQVLFGSLNSYGKLPVTVSEEMKEGQGFRVNSIGRMGYSFPENVKMNARKLAMIDSVVAEAIRKEESPGCQVLVARKGKIIFEKAYGYHTYSKKKPVTTDNVYDLASLTKVLSTLQAVMLLEGDKKINLDAKLVDYLPELEGTDKANMTLFQILGHQAGLIPFYPFWSKIMEKKKHNPAFLSTTQSDSFNVQLSDDLFAINTIEDSVYQWLIETKLSTRRGRASTYTYRYSDLGFMFLKQVVERVERTRLDSIVTSNIYTSLGLKYLGYNPLGRLDKNNITPTEMDIYLRKGLVHGYVHDPGAILQSGVGGHAGLFSNAHDIAVLLQMNLQGGYYGGKQLLSQESLEKFNTRYFVKNRNRRGLGWDKPGVKDIEGPTSEKSSPETFGHLGFTGTCAWVDPQHELVYVFLSNRIHPFAGNRKLIRNNTRQVIQDIIYSSIEDYHEDAAIGRAKLD, encoded by the coding sequence ATGGGTTTGTCCGTGAAGGATAGAAACCAGCCTCCGCAAAAAGGTGACCTGTTCCCCATTGGGCAAACCAATTGGGTGGATAGCGTCTTTTCGCAAATGGAGTTGGAAGATAAGATTGGGCAGTTGTTTATGGTTACAGCTTATTCCAATTTGGGAAATGCGCATGTTCAGCAAATAGAAAGCTTGATAAAGGAGTATAAAATAGGGGGCTTGATCTTTATGCAGGGAGGACCTATACGGCAAATCAAGTTGGTAAATCGGTATCAAAACCTTTCCGAACTTCCTCTTCTTATAGCACAAGATGCTGAGTACGGTTTGGCTATGCGTCTAGATAGTACCATGAGATTCCCTAATCAAATGACACTTGGCGCCATTGATGATGAACGATATCTCTACGACATGGGAGCGGAAATAGCCCACCAGCTAAAAGCAGTTGGCGTAAATGTGAGCTTTGCTCCAGTAGTAGATGTAAACATAAACCCTGCAAACCCTGTGATAGGCTGGCGCTCTTTTGGGGAAAACCCTGAAAACGTAACAAGAAAGGCAAAAGCCTATATGAAAGGCTTGCAACACAATCAAGTGATAGCAAATGCCAAGCATTTCCCAGGTCATGGCGACACCAACTTAGATTCTCATTACGACCTACCAGTTATCAAGCACGACAGGACTAGGCTCGATTCTATTGAAATGTATCCATTCAGAGGCCTGATAGCAGATTCATTACTTAGCGTGATGATTGCCCATTTGAATGTACCTTCTCTCGATTCCACACCGAACTTACCAACTTCTCTCTCAAAGCCTGTGGTAACCGGCTTGCTCAAAAATGAGCTTGGTTTCCAAGGCTTGGTCTTTACCGATGCGCTTAACATGAAAGGAGTCACTAAATATTATCGCGCAGGAGAAGTAGAGCTGGAAGCATTAAAGGCAGGTGTCGATATTCTACTTTCTCCTGAAAACATTCCTTTGGCTATAAAAAAAATAAAAGAAGCGATAGAAGACGGAACTCTTGCCGAAGAAGATATTGATGAACGAGTAATCAAGATTTTAAAGGCAAAATTCATTGTAGGTCTCAATAGGTTTGAAAAACTGCCAATGGATAACTTGCAAGCTGATCTGTTCCGCTCACGGGCTTTGGCTATCAAGTCGGAATTATATGAGCAGGCGGTAACTGTTGTAAATAACAAAGAAGGACTGTTGCCATTTGTAAATGTTGATAGTTTGGAATATGCTTCTATTTCCATAGGAAGCAAGAGTAAAACCAGCTTTCAAAAATACTTAGAGAAGTACACCGATTTCGAGCATTTTAATACGGGTTCTACTCCTACGCCGGGCGAGGTAAGCAAAATAATGGCAAAAGCTTCTACCAAAAATTTTGTGGTAGTAGGAATCCATGGGATGACGAACAGGAGAAGCAAAAGATATAATTTGTCTTCTGGAGCGGTTTCTTTTATCAACAAATTGAGGCAAAAAACGAAAGTGGTAGTGGTTGCGTTTGGCAATCCTTATAGCTTAAAATACTTGCCTTCTCAAGATTGGCTAGTGTGTGCGTACGAAGATGATACACTTATGCAAAAAGCAGTTCCGCAAGTTCTTTTCGGTTCTCTCAATAGTTATGGGAAATTACCTGTAACGGTTTCTGAAGAGATGAAAGAGGGGCAGGGCTTCAGAGTAAATTCGATTGGAAGAATGGGATATAGCTTTCCCGAAAATGTAAAAATGAATGCCCGAAAGTTGGCAATGATTGACTCTGTAGTAGCTGAGGCTATCCGTAAGGAAGAGTCGCCAGGTTGCCAAGTGCTAGTGGCAAGGAAGGGGAAAATCATTTTCGAAAAAGCCTATGGTTACCATACTTATAGCAAGAAAAAACCGGTTACCACAGACAATGTTTATGATCTGGCTTCGCTCACCAAAGTGCTATCTACTTTGCAAGCGGTGATGCTACTGGAGGGAGATAAAAAAATAAACTTAGATGCCAAGCTTGTTGATTACCTTCCTGAGCTGGAAGGCACGGACAAAGCGAATATGACTTTATTCCAAATTTTGGGACATCAGGCAGGGCTTATCCCTTTTTACCCTTTTTGGAGTAAGATAATGGAGAAAAAGAAACACAACCCCGCTTTTCTCTCTACTACACAAAGCGATAGTTTTAACGTTCAGCTCTCAGATGATTTGTTTGCGATAAATACCATTGAAGATTCTGTATATCAGTGGTTGATTGAAACAAAACTTTCTACAAGAAGAGGAAGGGCTTCCACATATACATATCGCTACAGCGATTTGGGATTTATGTTTTTGAAACAAGTAGTTGAAAGGGTGGAGCGCACCAGGTTAGATTCTATAGTGACATCAAATATTTATACTTCACTGGGTCTTAAATATTTAGGTTATAACCCTCTTGGAAGACTTGATAAAAATAATATTACCCCTACCGAAATGGACATTTACCTCCGCAAAGGGCTTGTTCACGGATATGTGCATGACCCGGGGGCTATTTTGCAGTCTGGGGTTGGTGGACATGCTGGCTTGTTTAGCAATGCCCATGATATAGCAGTACTCTTACAAATGAATCTGCAGGGTGGGTATTATGGAGGAAAACAGCTCCTTAGCCAAGAAAGCTTAGAAAAGTTCAATACAAGATACTTTGTAAAGAACAGAAACCGCAGAGGCTTAGGTTGGGATAAACCAGGGGTAAAAGATATCGAAGGTCCTACCTCGGAAAAAAGCTCGCCCGAAACATTTGGCCATTTGGGATTTACCGGAACTTGTGCATGGGTAGATCCCCAGCATGAGTTGGTATATGTGTTTCTTTCCAATCGCATTCATCCTTTTGCAGGAAACAGGAAGCTGATAAGGAACAATACAAGGCAGGTCATTCAAGATATAATCTACAGCTCTATTGAAGATTACCACGAAGACGCTGCCATTGGAAGGGCTAAGCTTGATTAG
- a CDS encoding MOSC domain-containing protein: MDSKITVSSLTVFPLKSAKGISVPKATISQTGFAHDRRWMITDMEGQFLTQRVFTQLALVETQLKDGKIEIHAPNMGAYAFTSEPTMGKTVEVEVWGDECEAIAPDEKLNRWMSEFLDKECQVVYMPDISERLVEKDYNPGEKLVSFADGFPFLLISEASLADLNSRLDTPVGMERFRPNIVVSGGEAFQEDGWKKIRIGEAVFSVSKPCARCVLTTVDPLTGEKGKEPLKTLASYRKVGKKIMFGQNLLCESGSKVALGDKLEVLE, from the coding sequence ATGGATAGCAAAATAACTGTCAGCTCACTTACTGTTTTCCCTCTCAAGTCTGCAAAAGGCATTTCTGTTCCCAAAGCTACAATTAGCCAGACAGGCTTTGCGCATGATCGGAGGTGGATGATAACGGACATGGAGGGACAATTTTTGACACAGCGGGTTTTTACCCAACTTGCCCTGGTTGAAACTCAGCTAAAAGATGGTAAAATTGAAATTCATGCTCCCAACATGGGGGCTTACGCTTTTACCTCAGAGCCGACGATGGGCAAAACGGTAGAAGTGGAAGTGTGGGGCGATGAATGTGAAGCTATAGCTCCCGATGAAAAACTAAACAGGTGGATGAGTGAGTTTTTGGACAAGGAATGCCAAGTAGTGTATATGCCAGATATTAGCGAAAGGTTGGTGGAAAAGGATTATAACCCAGGTGAAAAATTGGTAAGCTTTGCCGATGGTTTTCCTTTTTTATTGATATCAGAAGCGTCTTTAGCAGATCTCAATTCTCGCTTAGATACTCCTGTTGGTATGGAAAGGTTCAGGCCAAACATTGTAGTGAGTGGTGGGGAAGCATTCCAAGAAGATGGTTGGAAAAAAATTAGAATAGGTGAAGCAGTTTTTTCAGTTTCAAAGCCATGTGCCCGTTGCGTCCTCACCACGGTCGACCCGCTTACAGGGGAAAAAGGGAAGGAACCCTTAAAGACCTTGGCTAGCTACAGAAAAGTTGGAAAGAAAATTATGTTTGGGCAAAACCTACTTTGCGAAAGCGGCTCAAAAGTAGCGCTGGGAGATAAGTTGGAAGTCTTGGAATAA
- a CDS encoding LysM peptidoglycan-binding domain-containing protein produces MYYHNLNAFKRIFSLSSFNPTKIHQRLAYVLFFIIALTISSSSYSANTNAVSTSYHLVKKGETLFAISRKYKVTVSKIQQLNKIKGSNIYAGQRLKVNEIYRPVTSRNNSKSYSSSKRFVTTIAYENYRFILQVKLNRQKLGMRSTYNKKHDITYEGAKLASVEDNIRSRHTVHADGIRYYGQERAHRNFIYKYAGYDMKVAKALAFASSNEGSFDALNFYDGSGSIGFIQFNAKYGALGYLLAWTKEHQPFLFRKYFQEFGIDVEYYRHNSYTYSSINMVVVDPNLTTGKLKLKNNDAVTYLRKHKELSGIFVRAFRNENLKACQVQSAVQMFVKPIQNSKLIIGNYSYRAGTVLNSDAGTAALVDLSVKLGSDGAKKLLEKAIKLHLASNGKGYNLAAYIHDRDIVKAIIRASYDPVVQKRMQKLLSSSLSFS; encoded by the coding sequence ATGTACTACCACAACCTAAATGCGTTTAAACGCATTTTCTCTCTTTCTTCTTTCAACCCAACTAAAATCCATCAAAGGTTAGCCTATGTATTATTTTTCATCATAGCCCTAACCATATCTTCCAGCTCTTATTCGGCAAATACCAATGCTGTTTCTACTTCTTACCACTTAGTAAAAAAAGGCGAGACGCTATTTGCTATCTCGAGAAAATACAAGGTGACCGTAAGCAAAATCCAACAATTGAATAAAATAAAAGGCAGCAATATTTACGCTGGCCAACGCCTCAAGGTCAACGAAATCTACCGCCCGGTTACAAGTAGGAACAATTCGAAAAGCTACAGTTCTTCCAAAAGGTTCGTTACCACTATTGCTTACGAAAATTATAGGTTTATCCTGCAAGTGAAGCTAAACAGGCAAAAGCTTGGAATGAGATCTACTTACAACAAGAAACATGATATTACTTACGAGGGGGCAAAACTTGCTTCGGTAGAAGATAACATCAGAAGCCGCCATACGGTACACGCTGATGGAATTCGTTACTACGGACAAGAAAGAGCTCACCGAAACTTTATCTACAAATATGCTGGCTACGATATGAAGGTAGCCAAGGCATTGGCTTTCGCATCGTCCAACGAAGGCAGTTTCGATGCACTTAATTTTTACGATGGCTCTGGAAGCATCGGCTTTATCCAATTCAATGCAAAATATGGCGCACTAGGATATTTGCTTGCCTGGACCAAAGAACATCAACCTTTTTTATTCAGGAAATATTTCCAAGAGTTTGGGATCGATGTTGAGTACTACAGACATAACAGTTACACGTACTCCAGCATCAATATGGTTGTAGTAGACCCTAACCTGACTACTGGAAAACTAAAACTGAAGAACAATGATGCGGTTACTTATTTACGTAAGCACAAAGAACTAAGTGGAATCTTCGTGAGGGCATTTAGAAATGAAAACTTAAAAGCTTGCCAAGTTCAGTCTGCGGTACAAATGTTTGTGAAGCCAATTCAAAACTCAAAACTGATTATAGGTAACTACTCATACAGAGCTGGAACTGTGCTAAACTCAGATGCGGGAACAGCTGCCTTGGTTGATCTTAGCGTGAAACTAGGCTCAGACGGGGCGAAGAAATTGCTAGAAAAGGCAATTAAACTTCACCTTGCAAGTAATGGGAAAGGTTATAATTTGGCAGCCTATATACACGATAGGGATATTGTAAAGGCTATAATCAGAGCTAGTTACGATCCAGTTGTACAGAAGCGTATGCAAAAACTCCTCAGCTCGAGCTTAAGTTTTTCTTAG
- the recJ gene encoding single-stranded-DNA-specific exonuclease RecJ has protein sequence MEKRWDFKAIPEEELIDSLSEEINVSKPMATILCQRGISTFEQAKAFFRPQLSDLHDPWLMKDMDIAIDRINKAIENEEKILIYGDYDVDGTTSVALVFGYLNKFYQKLDFYVPDRYKEGYGISQRGVDYAHQEGASLIIALDCGIKALDKVEYAKKFGIDFIICDHHNPGENLPKAVAVLDPKRKDCPYPFKELSGCGIGYKLLQALAQTRNLPQEDLLEMLDLPAISSACDIVPLNGENRILVKYGLELLNEEPRTGLKALIVTTAREGTIDVNSMVFGLGPRINAAGRIAHANQAVKLLLSEDEEEAQDIAKQVNNNNTLRKTFDESITGEALALIEEHVAPDATSSVLYKSDWHKGIVGIVASRCIEKYYRPTIILTESNGKATGSARSVDGFDLYEAISECSEFLEQYGGHKHAAGMTLQIENIKGFAEKFEEVVSSRITPEQLVPKINIDLQIDLDQINYNFYKVMRQMAPFGPANMHPVFVSEVVCSEGHWKLLKEKHLKLSVRQEGTDRYFNAIGFSMEEFYDQIEPEVPFLICYNIEENIFRGEKSLQLHLKDLKFPNHQA, from the coding sequence ATGGAGAAAAGATGGGATTTTAAAGCAATACCTGAGGAAGAGTTGATCGATTCGCTTTCGGAAGAAATTAACGTAAGCAAACCAATGGCAACTATTTTGTGCCAAAGGGGAATCTCTACCTTCGAGCAAGCCAAGGCTTTTTTCCGCCCCCAGCTCTCCGACCTGCACGACCCTTGGCTCATGAAAGACATGGACATTGCCATCGACCGCATCAACAAAGCCATCGAAAACGAGGAGAAAATATTGATTTATGGCGATTATGACGTGGATGGCACTACATCGGTTGCTTTGGTTTTTGGGTATCTCAACAAATTTTACCAAAAACTCGACTTTTACGTACCCGACCGCTACAAGGAAGGCTACGGAATTTCCCAAAGAGGAGTTGATTATGCTCACCAAGAAGGTGCTAGCCTCATTATCGCCTTGGACTGCGGAATAAAAGCGTTGGACAAAGTAGAATATGCCAAGAAATTTGGGATTGACTTTATCATCTGCGACCACCACAACCCCGGCGAGAATCTTCCAAAAGCAGTCGCCGTACTTGACCCCAAGCGCAAAGACTGTCCGTACCCATTCAAAGAACTTTCGGGCTGCGGAATTGGCTACAAGCTCTTGCAGGCCCTTGCCCAAACAAGGAACTTGCCTCAAGAAGATTTACTCGAAATGCTCGATCTTCCTGCCATCAGCTCGGCCTGCGACATCGTTCCGCTCAACGGGGAAAACAGGATTTTGGTGAAATATGGCCTAGAACTGCTCAACGAAGAACCAAGAACTGGGTTGAAAGCGCTGATTGTTACCACGGCTAGGGAAGGAACAATTGATGTAAATTCGATGGTATTTGGCCTTGGACCAAGGATAAACGCCGCTGGCAGAATTGCCCACGCAAACCAAGCCGTAAAACTACTTTTGTCGGAAGACGAAGAAGAAGCGCAGGACATTGCCAAACAGGTAAACAACAATAACACCCTCCGAAAGACTTTTGATGAGAGCATCACAGGAGAAGCTTTGGCGCTGATTGAAGAGCATGTTGCCCCAGATGCAACTTCGTCGGTACTTTACAAATCGGATTGGCACAAAGGGATTGTGGGGATTGTGGCTTCTAGGTGTATTGAAAAGTATTACCGACCGACCATTATCCTAACCGAATCGAATGGGAAGGCGACTGGCTCTGCCCGCTCGGTAGATGGATTCGATTTGTACGAAGCAATTTCCGAATGTTCTGAATTTTTGGAGCAGTACGGCGGGCACAAGCATGCAGCGGGAATGACGCTGCAAATTGAAAATATAAAGGGCTTTGCCGAAAAGTTTGAGGAAGTGGTAAGCTCACGTATTACCCCAGAACAGCTCGTCCCAAAAATCAATATCGATCTTCAAATCGACCTAGATCAAATCAACTATAACTTTTACAAGGTAATGAGGCAAATGGCACCTTTCGGTCCTGCCAACATGCACCCTGTATTTGTTTCCGAAGTTGTTTGTTCCGAAGGTCATTGGAAACTTTTGAAAGAAAAGCATCTGAAACTTTCGGTTAGGCAAGAAGGAACAGATCGCTATTTCAATGCTATTGGCTTTAGTATGGAAGAGTTTTATGATCAGATTGAGCCAGAAGTCCCTTTCTTAATTTGCTACAATATAGAAGAGAATATATTTAGGGGGGAGAAGTCTTTACAGCTCCATCTCAAGGATTTGAAATTCCCCAACCACCAAGCTTAA
- the hemW gene encoding radical SAM family heme chaperone HemW: MSGIYIHVPFCRKACHYCDFHFSTNFQLKEKMLQAMEKEMRWQTNYFSDTIQTIYFGGGTPSVLSAQELTQLLASIQQTFDVSPTAEITLEANPDDLSLEKLTELKSAGINRLSIGIQTFNDEYLVKMNRSHNAKQAVDCVKSAQATGFDNITIDLIYAITEDSWDIWKKDVETALKLNTQHVSAYSLTIEEKTVFGNWAKKGKLELVEDDFSADQFEYLIEELTKNGFDHYEVSNFGKPGFHSLHNTNYWKQVHYLGIGPGAHSFNGTTRHFNIESNPKYIKAINSGHQAYELERLTKEQQINEFVMTSVRTMWGCDLETLQSKFGINLKEIKKEEISVLEKHQLIEKSKDYIKASKKGILQADYIAQTLFL, encoded by the coding sequence ATGTCGGGAATCTATATCCACGTACCTTTTTGTAGGAAGGCCTGTCATTATTGCGACTTTCATTTTAGCACTAATTTTCAGCTAAAAGAAAAAATGTTACAAGCAATGGAAAAAGAAATGCGCTGGCAGACAAACTACTTTTCAGATACTATCCAGACAATTTATTTTGGAGGAGGCACGCCATCGGTTCTTTCTGCCCAAGAGTTGACTCAACTGCTTGCTTCAATCCAACAAACGTTCGATGTTTCGCCTACAGCAGAAATTACGCTGGAAGCAAACCCTGATGACCTTTCCTTAGAAAAACTTACAGAACTAAAGTCAGCCGGAATCAATAGGCTGAGTATAGGTATCCAAACTTTTAATGACGAGTATTTGGTGAAAATGAACCGCTCTCACAATGCTAAACAGGCTGTTGATTGTGTAAAAAGCGCTCAAGCAACAGGTTTCGATAATATCACGATCGACCTCATTTACGCCATTACCGAGGATAGCTGGGATATTTGGAAAAAAGATGTAGAAACGGCTTTAAAGCTCAATACCCAGCATGTTTCGGCGTATAGCCTGACTATTGAAGAAAAAACCGTATTTGGGAATTGGGCAAAAAAAGGAAAGCTTGAGCTTGTGGAGGATGATTTTTCTGCCGACCAATTTGAATATCTAATTGAGGAATTGACCAAAAATGGTTTTGATCATTATGAAGTCTCCAATTTTGGCAAACCAGGCTTCCATTCGCTTCACAATACCAACTACTGGAAACAAGTCCATTACTTAGGCATAGGCCCTGGAGCACATTCGTTTAATGGAACAACTCGCCATTTTAATATCGAGAGCAACCCAAAATATATAAAAGCGATCAATAGTGGCCACCAAGCTTATGAACTTGAAAGATTAACGAAAGAACAACAAATAAACGAGTTTGTCATGACCTCTGTTCGGACAATGTGGGGATGCGATCTTGAAACCCTTCAAAGTAAATTTGGCATTAATTTGAAGGAAATTAAAAAAGAAGAAATTTCGGTATTGGAAAAACATCAACTCATAGAAAAAAGCAAGGACTACATAAAAGCTAGTAAAAAAGGAATACTTCAAGCAGACTATATTGCCCAAACTTTATTTTTATAG
- a CDS encoding saccharopine dehydrogenase C-terminal domain-containing protein encodes MRLKKILLLGAGKSAHTLIKYLLDNAAEYNWQVSIGDKNMEALMRKVKGSSARVIDFSVHNETQLRQEVGMADIVISMLPARFHPKVANTCLDLGKSMVTASYVSPELQKLDKEAKEKNILFLNEIGLDPGLDHISAMKVIDEIRGKGGEMINFESFAGGLLSPESENNPWKYKFTWNPRNVVLAGQGTVKFIQEGRYKYIPYHKLFRRTEIIEIDGYGKFEGYANRDSLKYLDVYNLRGISTIYRGTLRRPGFCRAWNAFVQLGATDDSYVMEGSENFTHRQFINSFLSFNPHDSVELKLMHYLKIDQDSDIMEKLKWLGIFEDKKVGLPNATPAQILQHILEKKWKLSAEDKDMIVMWHLFDYKLKDKTYRKTSSMVVLGEDHENTAMAKTVGLPLGIAIKMILEEKIKLKGIHVPITPEIYEPILEELTNMGISFTEKEEELS; translated from the coding sequence ATGCGACTAAAAAAAATATTATTGCTTGGTGCCGGAAAATCAGCCCACACCCTCATTAAGTACCTTCTAGATAATGCTGCAGAATACAATTGGCAAGTTTCTATTGGAGATAAGAATATGGAAGCCTTAATGCGCAAAGTAAAAGGGTCTAGCGCACGGGTAATCGACTTTAGTGTACATAATGAAACACAGCTAAGACAAGAAGTGGGAATGGCAGACATTGTTATATCAATGCTACCAGCTAGGTTTCATCCCAAAGTAGCCAACACCTGCTTAGACCTAGGCAAGTCTATGGTCACGGCTTCCTACGTTTCTCCCGAACTTCAAAAACTCGATAAAGAAGCCAAGGAAAAAAACATCCTATTTTTAAATGAAATTGGATTAGATCCAGGTCTCGATCATATCTCGGCCATGAAAGTAATTGACGAGATACGAGGAAAAGGCGGTGAGATGATCAATTTCGAATCTTTTGCTGGTGGCTTGCTTTCACCAGAAAGCGAAAACAATCCGTGGAAATATAAATTCACTTGGAATCCCAGAAATGTAGTTTTGGCAGGGCAGGGGACGGTAAAATTCATCCAAGAAGGTAGGTACAAATACATTCCTTACCACAAACTGTTCAGGCGCACAGAAATAATTGAAATAGATGGCTATGGTAAATTCGAAGGCTATGCCAATCGCGATTCGCTAAAGTACCTAGATGTATATAACTTGAGAGGAATCAGCACAATCTACCGCGGAACGCTTAGGCGACCAGGTTTTTGCCGAGCTTGGAATGCTTTTGTACAACTGGGAGCTACGGATGATTCTTACGTAATGGAAGGTTCTGAAAACTTTACCCATCGCCAGTTTATCAACTCCTTTTTGTCATTCAACCCTCACGACTCTGTAGAGCTAAAGCTGATGCATTACCTCAAAATAGACCAAGATTCTGACATCATGGAAAAGCTGAAATGGCTTGGGATATTTGAAGACAAAAAAGTAGGGCTTCCAAATGCTACTCCGGCACAAATTCTTCAGCATATTTTGGAGAAAAAATGGAAGTTAAGTGCTGAAGACAAAGATATGATAGTGATGTGGCACTTGTTTGATTACAAACTAAAGGACAAGACTTATAGAAAAACCTCTTCGATGGTAGTGCTAGGCGAGGATCATGAAAATACTGCTATGGCAAAAACGGTTGGTTTGCCCCTAGGCATAGCCATAAAAATGATTCTAGAAGAAAAGATAAAACTAAAAGGCATCCATGTACCCATCACCCCCGAAATTTATGAACCTATTTTGGAGGAACTAACCAACATGGGAATCAGTTTCACAGAAAAGGAAGAAGAGCTTAGTTAA
- a CDS encoding DUF4846 domain-containing protein translates to MYRIFLFTSLLLFLLSCTQQQSAPIAAVPEKGSKAVIPEVGSDSLPKGNPRYLWLDTENGEKERISKIAPPANYTRSDEKANSYGEWLRFLPLKPKGSEVRLYNGDKKYSQGHHAAVVNIDVGKRDLQQCADAVMRLRAEYLYSVKKYDNIHFNFTNGQNMPFAKWKNGYKISVKGNKALWVASSSSNGTHTSLRKYMTWIFMYAGTASLSKELKPVAISEVEIGDVFIQGGFPGHAIIVVDMAVSTSGKKVIMLAQSYMPAQDIHVLVNPTDQTLGAWYEVEKIKESGMLITPEWRFTSSDLKRF, encoded by the coding sequence ATGTATCGCATTTTTCTTTTTACATCGCTATTGCTGTTTTTACTTTCTTGTACTCAACAGCAATCTGCGCCCATAGCTGCTGTGCCAGAGAAAGGTTCTAAAGCAGTAATACCCGAAGTTGGGAGCGATTCTTTGCCCAAAGGCAATCCGAGGTACTTATGGTTAGACACGGAGAATGGTGAGAAAGAACGTATTTCAAAAATCGCCCCTCCAGCAAATTATACACGCAGCGATGAAAAAGCCAATAGCTATGGTGAATGGCTTCGTTTTTTACCCTTAAAACCCAAGGGGTCAGAAGTTAGGTTATATAACGGGGACAAGAAATACTCCCAAGGTCACCATGCCGCGGTAGTAAATATAGATGTGGGCAAAAGGGATTTGCAGCAATGTGCCGATGCGGTAATGAGGCTAAGGGCGGAATATCTTTATTCTGTAAAAAAATATGATAACATCCATTTCAACTTTACCAATGGACAAAATATGCCGTTTGCAAAATGGAAAAATGGCTATAAGATTTCCGTAAAGGGAAATAAGGCACTTTGGGTAGCTTCATCTTCTTCAAACGGGACGCATACTAGCCTCAGAAAATACATGACTTGGATATTTATGTATGCAGGTACAGCCTCGCTCAGTAAGGAGCTAAAGCCGGTAGCTATTTCGGAGGTAGAAATCGGAGATGTATTTATACAAGGAGGTTTTCCAGGGCATGCCATAATAGTGGTGGACATGGCAGTTTCTACTTCTGGTAAAAAAGTGATAATGCTCGCCCAAAGCTATATGCCTGCCCAAGATATTCACGTGCTGGTAAACCCTACTGACCAAACTCTTGGTGCTTGGTACGAAGTAGAAAAAATAAAAGAATCGGGAATGCTCATCACTCCCGAATGGCGATTTACTTCTTCTGATCTCAAGCGGTTTTAA